In Papio anubis isolate 15944 chromosome 17, Panubis1.0, whole genome shotgun sequence, the following are encoded in one genomic region:
- the SGCA gene encoding alpha-sarcoglycan, with translation MAVTLFWTPLLVGLLAGLGDTEAQQTTLYPLVGRVFVHTLDHETFLSLPEHVAVPPAVRITYHAHLQGHPDLPRWLRYTQRSPHHPGFLYGSATPEDRGRQVIEVTAYNRDSFDTTRQRLVLEIGDSEGPLLPYQAEFLVRSHDVEEVLPSAPASRFLSALGGLWEPGELQLLNITSALDRGGRVPLPIEGRKEGVYIKVGSASPFSTCLKMVASPDSHARCAQGQPPLLSCYDTLAPHFRVDWCNVTLVDKSVPEPADEMPTPGDGILEHDPFFCPPTEAPDRDFLVDALVTLLVPLLVALLLTLLLAYVMCCRREGRLKRDLATSDIQMVHHCTIHGNTEELRQMAANREVPRPLSTLPMFNVRTGERLPPRVDSAQVPLILDQH, from the exons ATGGCTGTGACACTCTTCTGGACTCCTCTCCTCGTGG GTCTCCTGGCAGGACTGGGGGACACCGAGGCCCAGCAGACCACGCTATACCCACTTGTGGGCCGTGTCTTTGTGCACACCTTGGACCATGAGACCTTTCTGAGCCTTCCTGAGCACGTCG CTGTCCCACCGGCTGTCCGCATCACCTACCACGCCCACCTCCAGGGACACCCAGACCTGCCCCGGTGGCTCCGCTACACCCAGCGCAGCCCGCACCACCCTGGCTTCCTCTACGGCTCTGCCACCCCAGAAGATCGTGGGCGCCAGGTCATTGAG GTTACAGCCTACAATCGGGACAGCTTTGATACCACTCGGCAGAGGCTGGTGCTGGAGATTGGGGACTCGGAAG GCCCCCTGCTGCCCTACCAAGCTGAGTTCCTGGTGCGCAGCCATGATGTGGAGGAGGTGCTGCCCTCAGCCCCTGCCAGCCGCTTCCTCTCAGCCTTGGGGGGACTCTGGGAGCCGGGAGAGCTTCAGCTGCTCAACATCACTTCTGCCTTGGACCGTGGGGGCCGTGTCCCCCTTCCCATTGAGGGCCGAAAAGAAGG GGTGTACATTAAGGTGGGTTCTGCCTCACCTTTCTCTACTTGCCTGAAGATGGTGGCATCCCCCGATAGCCACGCCCGCTGTGCCCAGGGCCAGCCTCCACTTCTGTCTTGCTATGACACCTTGGCTCCCCACTTCCGCGTTGACTGGTGCAATGTGACCCTG GTGGATAAGTCAGTCCCGGAGCCTGCAGATGAGATGCCCACCCCAGGCGATGGGATCCTGGAGCATGACCCGTTCTTCTGCCCACCCACTGAGGCCCCAGACCGTGACTTCTTGGTGGATGCTCTGGTCACCCTCCTGGTGCCCCTGCTGGTGGCCCTGCTTCTCACCTTGCTGCTGGCCTACGTCATGTGCTGCCGGCGGGAGGGAAG GCTGAAGAGAGACCTGGCTACCTCTGA CATCCAGATGGTCCACCACTGCACCATCCACGGGAACACAGAGGAGCTGCGGCAGATGGCGGCCAACCGCGAGGTGCCCCGGCCACTCTCCACCCTGCCCATGTTCAATGTGCGCACGGGCGAGCGGCTGCCTCCCCGTGTGGACAGCGCCCAGGTGCCCCTCATTCTGGACCAGCACTGA